One window of Methanogenium organophilum genomic DNA carries:
- a CDS encoding DNA-methyltransferase — protein MNIPSSIETDRIYRMDCLEGMKLMQAGTVDVIVTSPPYNIGKPYATHDDTMPYEEYLAWMHRVAHESRRILRDDGSFFLNIGGKPREPWVPYDVMQEFREDYVLQNVIHWVKSVSIAKEDAGNYDAIRDDISVGHYQPVNSDRYLSQCHEHIFHFTPKGTTKLDKLAVGVKYQDKTNIGRWKQATQDLRDRGNVWFIPYKTIRSSRPHPTSFPEKLPEMCIRLHGHTTSSVVCDPFMGIGNTALACTTLGVHYIGFEIDNDYCDCAEERIRRRTQSGL, from the coding sequence ATGAATATACCGTCATCCATTGAAACCGACCGGATTTACCGGATGGACTGCCTTGAAGGCATGAAACTGATGCAAGCAGGCACTGTGGACGTTATTGTCACCTCGCCCCCCTATAATATCGGCAAACCATATGCAACCCACGATGACACCATGCCCTATGAAGAATACCTTGCGTGGATGCACCGGGTTGCACATGAATCACGCCGCATCCTCCGCGATGACGGCTCATTTTTCCTCAATATCGGCGGAAAACCACGAGAACCATGGGTGCCCTATGACGTCATGCAGGAATTTCGTGAAGATTACGTTCTCCAGAATGTGATCCACTGGGTGAAGTCCGTCTCCATCGCAAAAGAAGATGCAGGCAATTATGATGCTATCAGAGATGACATCTCCGTCGGGCATTATCAACCGGTCAACTCAGACCGATACCTCAGCCAGTGCCACGAGCATATTTTTCATTTCACCCCGAAAGGCACCACAAAACTGGATAAACTTGCAGTCGGGGTGAAGTATCAGGACAAGACTAATATCGGCCGCTGGAAACAGGCAACACAAGACCTGCGGGACCGCGGGAATGTCTGGTTTATCCCGTACAAAACCATCCGTTCATCGCGGCCTCACCCCACCAGTTTCCCGGAGAAACTGCCGGAGATGTGTATACGCCTGCACGGCCATACCACCAGTAGTGTTGTCTGTGACCCCTTCATGGGTATCGGGAATACCGCCCTTGCGTGCACTACCCTCGGTGTGCACTACATTGGATTTGAGATAGACAATGACTACTGCGACTGTGCAGAGGAACGGATAAGAAGGCGGACACAATCAGGATTATAA
- a CDS encoding V-type ATPase subunit subunit G family protein, translating into MTAGDIKTRGVCVPFEEIIRIREAEAAALAEIERARTEADNRIRKAHADAQTKEAAARERAGAEAAVHIAAVEQEAAAEAESIRAAAEEEIVAIRDVTDKRIDEAITYVVREVTGHDQTR; encoded by the coding sequence ATGACTGCGGGAGATATCAAGACACGGGGGGTCTGTGTGCCATTCGAGGAGATCATTCGTATTCGGGAGGCAGAAGCGGCAGCGCTGGCAGAAATTGAGCGGGCACGCACAGAGGCGGATAATCGCATACGGAAAGCCCATGCCGATGCCCAGACAAAAGAAGCAGCTGCCAGAGAGCGAGCCGGGGCTGAAGCAGCAGTACACATCGCTGCCGTGGAACAGGAGGCGGCGGCGGAAGCGGAATCAATTCGTGCGGCGGCTGAAGAGGAGATTGTGGCCATTCGGGATGTGACTGATAAACGGATTGATGAAGCCATTACTTATGTTGTCAGGGAGGTGACCGGCCATGATCAGACCCGCTGA
- a CDS encoding dipeptidase — protein MLIRLTKKMMISGILAILLACMLALPPVSACTIFAVTPGASDDGSMYVAHTNDGVGFDWRNYDDISLVYVPPADYAPGEMRPIAFDPNSGSDAAGNKADGSSEAILGYIEQVPHTYGYYTASYGMMNEHQLLSGECTDYAKIELSAEEGKRIFYSSELSNIALERCTTARGAIELVGELIETYGYYGTGETLIFADPKEAWVIEMCSSPEGTGGLWAAEKIPDGEVFVAGNEFRIRDIEPDNPDMLYATDLFRIAEDNTMWSPADGALDWLEATSYGEYSHPYYSLMRVWSIQDRLAPSFNLSPYVENSYTEAYPFTITPDEKINLTTAFSLYRDHYEGTEFDLTEGVAAGPFGNPYRYLGPDDAHTDFQNESFIEVRAGANPRPVSAVFCAYSYVAQARADLPDPVGGVLWFGPAVAYETVYAPIYAGAENVSVPYATGDREVYDPDAAYWTFDFVTNWAMLRYDAMIGDIQAKQSELESESIAAVRTTDTRAVELIQAGDEEGARQLLTNVTVTRGDEIIDEWHALTGMLVVKYSNGLITDPKTENIEESGYPAWWSQEADYQYGPRVYELDKLRETDGLNYTGQSIWVPKNASF, from the coding sequence ATGCTGATTCGATTAACAAAAAAAATGATGATTTCAGGCATACTCGCTATTTTGCTTGCATGTATGCTGGCATTACCGCCCGTATCCGCATGCACCATCTTTGCCGTCACCCCCGGCGCCTCAGACGATGGTTCGATGTATGTTGCCCACACGAATGACGGTGTCGGCTTTGACTGGAGAAACTATGATGACATCAGCCTCGTATACGTCCCCCCTGCAGACTATGCGCCCGGGGAGATGCGTCCCATTGCATTCGATCCCAACAGCGGATCAGATGCGGCCGGAAATAAGGCAGATGGCAGTTCCGAGGCAATCCTCGGGTATATCGAGCAGGTTCCTCACACCTATGGCTACTACACCGCATCCTATGGCATGATGAATGAACATCAGCTGTTAAGTGGCGAGTGCACGGACTATGCCAAAATCGAGCTTAGTGCCGAGGAGGGAAAGAGAATATTCTATTCATCCGAACTTTCCAACATTGCCCTTGAACGTTGCACAACCGCACGTGGGGCAATCGAACTGGTCGGTGAACTGATTGAGACATACGGATACTACGGAACAGGAGAGACCCTCATCTTCGCCGATCCAAAGGAAGCGTGGGTCATCGAGATGTGTTCCAGTCCGGAAGGCACCGGTGGTCTCTGGGCAGCAGAAAAGATACCGGACGGCGAGGTCTTTGTGGCAGGAAACGAGTTCCGGATTCGTGACATCGAACCGGACAACCCTGACATGCTGTATGCAACAGACCTCTTCCGTATCGCAGAAGATAACACCATGTGGTCACCTGCTGACGGGGCACTCGACTGGCTGGAAGCAACAAGCTATGGTGAATACTCACATCCATATTATTCCCTGATGCGGGTCTGGAGTATCCAGGATCGGCTTGCACCCTCATTTAACCTGAGCCCGTATGTGGAGAACTCCTACACGGAAGCGTATCCGTTCACAATCACACCCGATGAAAAGATCAACCTGACAACCGCGTTTTCACTCTACCGGGACCATTATGAGGGAACGGAATTCGATCTGACAGAAGGCGTTGCCGCAGGGCCCTTTGGCAATCCGTACCGCTATCTCGGCCCTGACGATGCCCACACCGATTTCCAGAACGAGTCGTTCATCGAAGTCCGTGCGGGTGCAAATCCACGACCTGTCTCTGCAGTGTTTTGTGCATACAGCTATGTAGCACAGGCACGGGCAGACCTCCCCGACCCTGTGGGTGGGGTACTCTGGTTTGGCCCGGCGGTTGCATATGAAACCGTATATGCACCAATATACGCCGGCGCGGAAAATGTTTCAGTTCCCTATGCTACCGGCGATCGGGAGGTCTACGACCCGGACGCCGCCTACTGGACCTTTGATTTTGTCACCAACTGGGCAATGCTCCGCTATGATGCAATGATTGGAGATATCCAGGCAAAGCAGTCAGAACTGGAATCAGAATCTATTGCAGCGGTCAGGACAACAGACACCAGAGCAGTTGAACTGATTCAGGCAGGAGACGAAGAAGGGGCACGTCAACTGCTTACCAACGTTACGGTAACACGCGGCGATGAAATCATTGATGAATGGCATGCCCTTACCGGAATGCTTGTCGTAAAATACTCAAACGGCCTGATTACCGATCCAAAGACCGAAAATATTGAAGAATCCGGTTACCCGGCATGGTGGTCACAGGAAGCAGACTACCAGTATGGGCCCAGAGTGTATGAACTTGACAAACTCCGCGAAACAGACGGCCTGAACTATACCGGCCAATCCATATGGGTCCCAAAGAATGCATCGTTTTAG
- the speD gene encoding S-adenosylmethionine decarboxylase, with amino-acid sequence MEQVAVVSTSDEGIIRQFRETDAWGLATAVDLKKCNPETIRDAEKIREFVAQLCELIDMKRFGETQVVHFGPNDRVAGYSMTQLIETSLISGHFANETNAAYLDIFSCKEYPPEVMAEFCKDFFEAESCAIQVIFRN; translated from the coding sequence ATGGAACAGGTAGCAGTAGTATCCACATCTGATGAAGGAATCATCAGACAGTTCAGAGAGACGGATGCATGGGGTCTTGCGACCGCAGTCGATCTCAAGAAATGTAACCCGGAGACCATCCGGGATGCGGAAAAGATTCGTGAGTTCGTAGCGCAGCTGTGTGAACTCATTGATATGAAACGATTTGGTGAAACACAGGTCGTTCATTTCGGTCCAAATGACCGGGTTGCCGGATATTCCATGACCCAGCTGATTGAAACCTCCCTGATATCAGGACACTTTGCCAATGAAACAAATGCGGCATACCTCGATATCTTCAGCTGTAAGGAATACCCTCCTGAAGTCATGGCGGAATTCTGTAAAGATTTCTTTGAAGCCGAGTCCTGCGCAATACAAGTTATTTTCAGAAACTAA
- a CDS encoding YkgJ family cysteine cluster protein, which yields MIGDVWSAKKGASIPGRNISTGESISKAVLQKRLTGLEEERALLDEYPAEEYAEIVRDTGFSCTCCGRCCTKEVNDHVFLLDEDVRRIRPVHPDVLVPAPYFEACDQNGRFYVSGYALKTQDGNLCTFLDDSMRCRIYADRPLICRVYPYMLHREENASGDLRWCHLSGLNTHGEYNESISPEDAASIAEETIRYEKAYLDQQIAFFRALLDLFEKEGFRYVRRTYDLAMRDFCRGEPVRVMVFFDGRFEEAVVSRDMY from the coding sequence GTGATTGGTGATGTCTGGTCAGCAAAGAAAGGTGCAAGTATTCCCGGGAGAAACATATCAACAGGTGAGAGTATCTCAAAAGCAGTGCTTCAGAAACGGCTTACGGGACTGGAAGAGGAGCGTGCGCTTCTTGACGAATATCCGGCAGAAGAGTATGCGGAAATAGTCCGGGATACGGGTTTTTCCTGTACATGCTGTGGGCGTTGCTGCACAAAGGAGGTCAATGACCATGTATTCTTACTGGATGAGGACGTACGCCGCATCCGGCCGGTGCACCCTGATGTGCTGGTCCCGGCACCGTATTTTGAGGCATGCGACCAGAACGGCAGGTTCTATGTCTCCGGGTATGCCCTGAAGACACAGGATGGGAATCTCTGTACGTTTCTGGACGATTCCATGCGGTGTCGTATCTATGCAGACCGTCCACTGATCTGCCGGGTATACCCGTATATGCTGCATCGTGAGGAGAATGCATCCGGAGACCTGCGCTGGTGCCATCTCTCCGGTCTGAATACGCATGGGGAATACAATGAATCGATCTCACCTGAGGACGCGGCATCCATTGCTGAAGAGACCATCCGCTACGAAAAGGCGTACCTCGATCAGCAGATTGCATTCTTCCGGGCACTCCTTGATCTCTTTGAGAAAGAGGGATTCCGGTATGTCCGGCGGACGTATGACCTTGCAATGCGGGATTTCTGTCGGGGTGAACCGGTGCGTGTCATGGTCTTTTTTGATGGGCGGTTTGAAGAGGCGGTTGTCTCCCGGGATATGTATTGA
- the tsaA gene encoding tRNA (N6-threonylcarbamoyladenosine(37)-N6)-methyltransferase TrmO, whose amino-acid sequence MTDIIFKPIGIIHSEHTEHENTPIQGIFNPSRGQVEVFEEFAEGLRDIESFSHLILLYHFDRATGKNLTQKPFLDGEKERGIFAIRHFNRPNPIGISIVRLLDVHDNILEIEQVDILDGTPLLDIKPYVYQFDHREEVENGWVDNTHMDDIGAWNATPKGLRDKERTNREK is encoded by the coding sequence ATGACAGATATTATTTTCAAACCAATCGGCATCATCCACTCAGAACACACGGAACATGAGAACACCCCGATTCAGGGGATATTTAACCCGTCACGTGGGCAGGTTGAAGTCTTTGAAGAGTTTGCAGAAGGACTGCGTGACATCGAATCGTTTTCCCATCTGATCCTCCTGTATCACTTTGACCGTGCTACCGGAAAGAACCTGACACAGAAGCCATTTTTGGACGGAGAGAAGGAGCGTGGCATCTTTGCCATCCGCCACTTCAACCGCCCGAACCCCATTGGAATCTCTATCGTGCGACTTCTTGATGTGCACGATAACATCCTCGAGATCGAACAGGTGGACATTCTGGACGGAACGCCACTTCTCGATATAAAACCCTATGTTTACCAGTTTGACCACCGCGAAGAGGTCGAGAACGGATGGGTAGATAATACCCACATGGATGACATCGGAGCGTGGAATGCAACTCCCAAAGGCCTCAGAGATAAGGAAAGGACCAATCGTGAAAAGTGA
- a CDS encoding ABC transporter permease: MKSDLRRNWVKIVTISVGLVLTAFIIALLLLVVTHPSPAAVIESLMSKEIQFAIYLSLATSIVSTLLCVLIAVPAAYALARYDFWGKSFVSTILDLPLALPPLVAGVGLLLFFGTTSIGDFLESIGIVFVFTPLGIIIAQFFVNMPFMLRIMRSTFTDISPRYEYVACTLGCTNLQAIWRVTLPMAVQGFLAGAVITWAKGIGEFGAALMIAGATRMKTETLPISLFLNMSCGELEMAISAAIILMVISVVSLYIFEYFGGSAKF; this comes from the coding sequence GTGAAAAGTGACCTGCGACGCAACTGGGTGAAGATTGTCACCATTTCAGTGGGCCTTGTGCTCACTGCATTTATCATCGCTCTGCTGCTTCTGGTGGTAACCCACCCGTCCCCCGCCGCAGTGATTGAATCCCTGATGTCAAAAGAGATCCAGTTTGCCATCTACCTCAGTCTTGCCACATCTATTGTATCAACGCTCCTGTGTGTACTGATTGCAGTCCCTGCCGCCTATGCGCTGGCCCGATATGATTTCTGGGGAAAGAGTTTCGTGAGCACCATTCTCGATCTTCCCCTTGCATTACCGCCACTTGTCGCAGGTGTGGGACTTCTGCTCTTCTTCGGGACAACTTCAATCGGCGATTTCCTGGAGTCCATCGGCATCGTCTTTGTCTTCACCCCCCTTGGCATCATCATTGCCCAGTTCTTTGTTAATATGCCATTTATGCTGCGGATCATGCGTTCCACCTTCACCGATATCTCACCACGATATGAATATGTGGCGTGCACCCTCGGTTGTACGAACCTCCAGGCGATCTGGCGGGTGACCCTTCCGATGGCTGTGCAGGGATTTCTTGCAGGTGCGGTGATCACCTGGGCAAAGGGTATCGGTGAATTCGGTGCTGCCCTGATGATTGCGGGCGCCACACGGATGAAGACCGAAACACTACCCATCTCTCTCTTCCTGAACATGTCCTGCGGAGAACTGGAGATGGCCATATCTGCTGCAATCATTCTGATGGTAATATCGGTGGTATCACTCTATATCTTCGAATACTTCGGAGGATCGGCTAAATTCTGA
- the modA gene encoding molybdate ABC transporter substrate-binding protein — MSRKYGIVCAIIAAFCLCMVCGCTSDAAPATDAVQISTEEKSLIVYSGAGLRDPMDEIAQVYEEKTGTEIKYTYSGSAQLLSQMELLQEGDCYMPGARAYIDSAAEKGYINNSEDVIYHVLAIAVEPGNPQNITCLKDLTEDGVKVAIGEPTGNAVGKATQKIYEKAGLWEELQDNIVVRSGTVNELLVYMNMKQADAAIIWEDLLDNSDIEHVDIPQEEGFIKVVPVGTLSFSDKPTEAQAFADFVASDEGKAIFVKHGFETYPSEKYGDA; from the coding sequence ATGAGTAGAAAATACGGGATCGTATGCGCCATTATCGCGGCGTTCTGTCTCTGCATGGTTTGCGGATGCACCTCAGATGCAGCACCTGCAACTGATGCAGTACAGATAAGCACTGAAGAAAAATCGCTGATCGTGTACTCCGGTGCAGGGCTCCGTGACCCAATGGACGAAATTGCACAGGTCTACGAGGAAAAGACCGGCACCGAGATCAAATACACCTACAGCGGTTCAGCACAACTCCTCTCCCAGATGGAACTGCTCCAGGAAGGGGACTGCTACATGCCAGGTGCACGTGCATATATCGATTCTGCTGCTGAAAAGGGCTATATCAACAACAGCGAGGATGTCATCTATCACGTGCTTGCAATCGCCGTTGAACCGGGCAACCCACAGAATATCACCTGCCTGAAAGACCTCACTGAAGACGGGGTAAAGGTCGCTATTGGTGAACCCACCGGCAATGCCGTCGGAAAGGCCACCCAGAAGATCTATGAGAAGGCAGGACTCTGGGAAGAACTGCAGGACAACATCGTCGTCCGGTCAGGCACCGTGAACGAACTCCTGGTATATATGAACATGAAGCAGGCGGATGCCGCTATCATCTGGGAAGACCTCCTCGACAACTCTGACATCGAACACGTGGATATCCCACAGGAAGAAGGGTTCATCAAGGTAGTTCCGGTGGGCACCCTGTCATTTTCTGATAAACCCACAGAGGCACAGGCATTTGCTGACTTCGTCGCATCTGATGAGGGAAAAGCCATCTTTGTGAAACACGGATTTGAGACATACCCATCTGAGAAGTACGGGGATGCCTGA
- a CDS encoding ATP-binding cassette domain-containing protein, producing MLTIEHISKDLGEFILDDVSLTVEDGEYFVIIGPTGAGKTILLETIAGVYPPDSGTVSLDNRDVTFVPPRERNITMVYQDYMLFPHLTVAENIGFGLKNRKCPVDEIARKVAEVADIFGIGHLLHRYPETLSGGEQQRAAISRAIILEPSILLLDEPLSALDGQTRDRLRVELRRLHAAYKTTIIHITHNFEEVFSLASRVAVMHNGKVMQVGTPDEVFRHPNSAFIAEFVGVQNIFSGTCMNTDGLSKVTVNGTDGPHLICSSLCTSSHDVTVTIRPEDIMVSCTQVDSTARNSFAGVITDVSDNGSMVRIAVDTGLPFIAAVTRQGWQSLCAEIGDRVYLTVMAQSVHIF from the coding sequence ATGCTGACAATAGAACACATATCAAAAGATTTAGGCGAGTTCATCCTCGACGATGTCTCTCTCACCGTCGAAGATGGCGAGTACTTTGTCATCATCGGACCTACCGGGGCCGGCAAGACCATCCTTTTGGAGACCATTGCAGGTGTCTATCCCCCCGATTCCGGCACAGTATCCCTTGATAACCGCGACGTGACCTTTGTACCTCCCCGTGAACGAAACATCACGATGGTATACCAGGACTACATGCTCTTTCCTCACCTGACTGTTGCAGAGAATATCGGATTCGGCCTGAAGAACCGGAAATGTCCAGTGGATGAAATTGCACGAAAAGTGGCTGAGGTGGCAGATATCTTTGGCATTGGTCACCTGCTCCACCGCTACCCGGAAACCCTTTCCGGCGGAGAACAGCAACGTGCAGCCATCTCCCGGGCCATCATCCTTGAACCGTCTATCCTGCTCTTAGACGAACCCCTGAGTGCACTGGACGGTCAGACACGGGATCGTCTCAGGGTTGAACTAAGACGCCTGCATGCAGCCTATAAGACAACAATCATTCATATTACCCACAACTTTGAGGAGGTATTCTCTCTTGCCTCACGGGTGGCAGTGATGCACAATGGTAAGGTAATGCAGGTAGGGACACCGGACGAGGTGTTCCGGCATCCGAATTCAGCGTTTATTGCAGAATTCGTCGGTGTGCAAAATATCTTCAGTGGCACCTGCATGAACACAGACGGACTCTCAAAAGTCACGGTGAACGGGACAGACGGCCCACACCTCATCTGTTCATCGCTGTGCACCAGTTCTCACGATGTCACCGTCACTATTCGTCCGGAAGATATCATGGTCTCCTGCACCCAGGTTGATTCCACTGCACGAAATTCCTTTGCAGGCGTCATCACGGATGTCTCAGATAACGGATCAATGGTGCGAATCGCCGTTGATACCGGCCTGCCCTTCATTGCTGCAGTCACACGACAAGGGTGGCAGTCACTCTGTGCAGAGATCGGGGACAGAGTATATCTTACTGTTATGGCACAGTCCGTACATATCTTCTGA
- a CDS encoding lamin tail domain-containing protein: MGKHSRLEKMGIFVLLIAGIFGALNYSDEISQVVPSGIFAPDDEGLVVGAFNVQVFGTTKAAREDVMDVLGKTIRSYDLIAIQEIRDSSGTALPALLDEVNSDGSQYAYVASDRLGRTVSKEQYAYFYNMETVRLVGAPRTYPEPEGSDPFHREPFIVRFVGIEDPVGAVCVVIHTDPDEATEEINALPAVVDWINTTYPSEPDVIVMGDFNADGTYFDEESDSPLRAPVYHWLIGNDCDTTTGDTVRTYDRIVITRSLDDEYTGTAGIFRYDDLFGVAPPLLTGVSDHYPVYAVFSTSDTADSAVESFLSNLTLALPDIPVSAVPTEPVPSPSDSVEIPTKAVQSWNVVITGVSPVDEWVAIQNTGTGTVSQDMTGWVLTDDTGSNRYAFPNYSLSPGEMVTVYTGTGEPTTDALYWGRMQDVWNNDGDVAYLYEPDGLLVSSYPVKAV; encoded by the coding sequence ATGGGGAAACATTCACGGCTTGAAAAGATGGGTATCTTTGTCCTGCTCATTGCAGGTATCTTTGGTGCTTTGAACTACAGTGATGAGATCTCGCAGGTTGTTCCATCCGGCATATTCGCTCCGGATGATGAGGGACTTGTTGTGGGCGCATTCAATGTGCAGGTATTCGGCACAACAAAGGCTGCACGGGAAGATGTGATGGATGTGCTGGGAAAGACTATCCGGTCGTATGATCTCATCGCAATCCAGGAGATTCGTGACAGTTCGGGAACGGCACTACCTGCGCTCCTGGATGAGGTGAACAGCGACGGGTCACAATATGCATATGTGGCCTCTGATCGGCTGGGCCGGACGGTATCAAAGGAGCAGTATGCCTATTTCTATAATATGGAGACCGTGCGACTGGTGGGTGCTCCCCGAACCTATCCGGAGCCGGAGGGGTCCGACCCGTTTCACCGCGAACCGTTCATTGTCCGTTTTGTTGGAATAGAGGACCCGGTGGGTGCAGTCTGTGTGGTAATTCACACCGATCCCGATGAAGCGACAGAAGAGATTAATGCCCTTCCTGCAGTTGTGGACTGGATCAACACCACGTATCCATCTGAACCGGATGTGATCGTGATGGGGGACTTCAATGCAGATGGGACGTATTTTGACGAGGAATCTGATTCTCCGTTGCGTGCGCCGGTATATCACTGGCTTATTGGAAATGATTGTGACACTACGACCGGTGATACGGTGAGGACCTATGACCGGATTGTCATCACCCGGTCTCTGGATGATGAGTATACCGGGACTGCGGGTATATTCCGGTATGACGACCTGTTTGGAGTCGCACCTCCTCTCCTGACCGGTGTGTCTGATCATTACCCGGTGTACGCAGTGTTTTCTACGAGTGATACGGCGGATTCTGCTGTAGAGTCATTCCTCTCCAACCTGACACTTGCTCTGCCGGACATACCGGTTTCCGCTGTTCCGACGGAGCCTGTTCCCTCTCCTTCTGACAGCGTGGAAATTCCAACGAAAGCGGTGCAGTCGTGGAATGTGGTGATCACCGGTGTCAGCCCGGTGGACGAATGGGTGGCCATACAGAATACCGGCACCGGGACTGTGTCACAGGATATGACAGGATGGGTGCTTACCGATGATACCGGTAGCAACCGGTATGCCTTCCCAAACTATTCCCTGAGTCCAGGTGAGATGGTCACTGTATATACCGGGACGGGTGAACCAACAACGGACGCTCTCTACTGGGGACGAATGCAGGACGTCTGGAACAATGACGGTGACGTGGCATATCTGTATGAGCCGGATGGTCTGCTGGTGTCATCGTATCCGGTCAAAGCGGTATAA
- the modA gene encoding molybdate ABC transporter substrate-binding protein — MSRNYLVAVLLVVALACCMVCGCTSDTTPADTTPVAGETESAESLVVYCGAGLREPMDEIAQVYQEQTGTEIKYTYSGSAQLLSQIELLQEGDCYMPGAKSYIDSADEKGFINSSEKTIYHVLAIAVAPGNPKNITCLEDLTKDDVRVAIGEPSGPAVGKSAKKMLESAGYWEDMQDNIVVQSGTVNELLVYMNMDQADAAIIWEDLLDNSDLEQVDIPIDEGFIKVIPIGTLSFSENPADAQAFADFVSSDEGKAMFVKHGFECYPCAKYENA, encoded by the coding sequence ATGAGTAGAAATTATCTCGTGGCTGTGCTCCTTGTTGTAGCGCTTGCCTGCTGTATGGTATGCGGATGCACATCCGATACCACACCTGCAGACACCACTCCGGTTGCAGGAGAGACAGAATCAGCAGAATCCCTCGTGGTCTACTGCGGCGCCGGGCTGCGTGAGCCAATGGACGAAATCGCACAGGTCTACCAGGAACAGACCGGGACTGAAATCAAGTACACCTACAGTGGATCAGCACAACTGCTCTCCCAGATTGAGCTCCTCCAGGAAGGAGACTGCTACATGCCAGGTGCAAAGTCGTACATCGACTCTGCTGACGAGAAGGGATTCATCAACTCCAGCGAGAAGACCATCTATCACGTGCTTGCCATCGCCGTCGCACCCGGCAACCCGAAGAACATCACCTGTCTTGAAGACCTGACAAAGGACGATGTGCGTGTCGCAATCGGCGAACCGAGCGGCCCTGCCGTTGGAAAATCTGCTAAGAAGATGCTGGAAAGTGCAGGATACTGGGAGGACATGCAGGACAACATCGTGGTACAGTCCGGAACAGTCAACGAACTCCTGGTGTACATGAACATGGACCAGGCAGATGCTGCAATCATCTGGGAAGACCTCCTCGACAACTCAGACCTTGAACAGGTGGACATCCCGATTGATGAAGGGTTCATCAAGGTGATCCCTATCGGCACACTCTCATTCTCTGAAAATCCTGCAGATGCACAGGCATTCGCTGATTTTGTCTCATCAGACGAGGGGAAGGCAATGTTTGTGAAGCACGGATTTGAATGCTACCCCTGTGCAAAGTACGAGAATGCATAA